A segment of the Catenuloplanes nepalensis genome:
CGTTCCCGCTGTCGCCGGCGACGGCGCTCGGGCTGATGCTGGTCGCGGCGTCGCCCGGCGGGCCGGCCGCGAACCTGTTCAGCCATCTCTTCGGCGGCGACGTCGCACTCAACGTGACGCTCACCGCGATCAACTCCGTACTCGTGGTGTTCACGCTGCCGGTCGTGGTGAACCTCTCCGCCGCGTTGCTGCTGCCGGACGGGACCGCACTCGGCCTGCGGTTCGGCAAGACGGCACAGGTCTTCACGATCGTGCTGCTGCCGGTCGCGGCCGGGATGCTGATCCGCGCCCGGATACCGGCACTCGCGAGGTGGCTGGACCGGCCGGTCCGGGTGCTGTCGATCGTGGTGCTGCTCACGGTGATCGGCGCGGTGCTCTGGGGCGTCCGGGCCGATCTGGCCGGTCACCTGGTCGCGGCCGGGCCGGCGGCGCTGGCGTTCAACCTCACGAGCCTGCTGATCGGGTACGGGGTGCCGCGCCTGACCGGCATCGAACGCCGGGCCGCGATCGCGGCCGGATTCGAGATCGGCATTCACAACACCGCGCTGGTCATCACGATCGCGTTGAGCCCGACGCTGCTGAACAGCGCGGAGGCGGCGGTGCCGGGCACGGTCTACGGCATCATCATGTTCGTCACCGCGGCCGGGTTCGGCTGGTTCCTCCGCGGCCGGACTGCCGTGAATCACCGGCGCGCCCCGGGACGGTCCGGTGAGGACAGCGCTGCTGCCGGCCTCAGGTGAGATCTTCTCCACTGGTCAGAGGCCGAGGAGGAAGCTCTCGGCGCGGGCGGCGAACAGGTGGGCGCCGCGCTCGCGGGACCGGTCCCGGGCCCGGCCGGCGGCGGCCTCCACCACGCCGGCCGGCTCGCCGCGGGCGTGCAGCAGGCGGGCTCGCAGCAGCAGGACCAGGCCCTCGGCGTAGCGCTGGCCGTAGTCGTCGAGGGCCCGCTCCGCACGGTCCAGCGCGGTGCCCGCCGCGTCCGGCTTCCCGGCGGCCAGCCACATCTCGGCGATCAGCGCGTGGTGGAACGCCACCCCGAAGCGCGGCGGGTCGACCAGCGTCGCGGCCAGCAGCGTCTCCGCCTCAGCCGCGACCCCTGCCTCGTCCTCGCCGGTCAGCGCGCGGGCCCAGAACCAGTCCAGCCGCACGTAGTGCTCCTGCTGCAACGCGAGATGCCCGGTGCCCATCGCGAACCACCGCTCGACCGCGCGCAGCACCCGGCCCGGGTCCCCGGCCAGCGCGGCGATCATGGTGGTGTAGTAGGCCCAGGTGCCGACCGCGTACGGGTCGGTCGGCGCGTTCCACTCGTCGATCATGGTCACGGCCGTGTCGACCTCGCCGTGCAGCGCGGTCACCACGGCCCGCCAGCCGGGCCACTCCCCCGACACGTCCCGCCGCACCGCGGTCGCTCCGTGTCCGGGCGCGTTGGGCCCGGGCACGCTGGATCCGGGGCCGCCAGGTTCGGGGTCGCCGTTCGGCTGCGCGGGTGCGGTGTCGAGCAGTGCGAGGTCGTTCGACGCGAACAGGCGGCGCGCCTCGCCGATCGCGCCGACGTCCCAGTGGTGCAGGCCCAGCGCCTGCCGGCCGTAGACCCGGACGACCGGCAGCGTGGACGCCTCGCCCTGCGCGTACAGCCGGCGGGCCAGGTGGCCGCGGTCCGGGTCCAGGAACGTGTAGGCGCCGAACAGGCGCGCGAAGAGCAGGCCGGCCGCGTCCGCCTCCCGGCCGAGCCGGCGGGCCAGCAGCTCCGCACGCTCCAGCAGGTCCGACGTGGTGCCACCGAACCCGGCCTGCCGGCGTGGCGCGATCGCGAGCAGCGACAGCGCGGACAGCTCCAGCTCCGGCAGCCCGGCCGTGCGCGCGATCCGCCCGGCCGTCTCCAGGTGCCGGTCCGCGGCCGCGAACGCGAGCTTCGTCGCGGCACGCCGGCCGGCCCGCTTCAACGCCTCCACGGTACGGACCGGGTCGGCCAGCGGCCCGGCGCTCAGCAGGTGGAAGGCGAGACGTTCGATGATCGACTCGTCGTCCGCCCGGCTGCGCTCCAGCGCGTCCGCCACCCGCAGGTGCAACCGGACCGCGTCCTGCCCCGCGGTCGTCTCCGTCACCGACTCGCGAACCAGGTCATGCGCGAAGCGCCAGGCGAACGCGTCGTCCGGGCTCGCCTCCAGCAGCCCGAGGCCGCGCAGCGGCTCCAGGCGGGCGAGGCAGTCCACCGGTTCCAGCCCGGCGGCCCGGGCGAGCAGCGCAACCTCGACGTCCCGGCCGATCAGCGCGGCCAGCCGCAACAGATCCCGGGCGCCGTCGTCCAGCCCGGCCATCCGCCCGCGCACCACGTCTCGCACGGTCGCCGGCACCCCGGCCCGCGCGACCATCCCAGAGCCACCACCATCGCCGGGGCCGCTGCCACCGCTGCCACCGCTGCCACCGCTGCTGTCGCCGCCGTCGCCGGTGCTGCTGTCGCGGTTGCCGTCGCTGATGAGCCGGGCTACCTCGCGGACGAAGAAGGGGTTGCCGCCGGTGCGCTCGTGGATGTCCCGGACGATGTCCGGGGCGGGTGTGGAGCCGGTCTCGCGGCGGACCAGTTCGGCCACGCCGGACTCGCCGAGCGGGCCGAGCCGCATCCGGCGGTGGAACGGCAGCCGGCCGGCGTCGGCCAGCACGCGGGACAGGCCGGAGCCGGGGACGGGCGCGCGATCACGCAGCGCACCGACCATGGCGGTGCCGGCCGGCAACCGGCCGGCGAGATGGCCGAAGAGCTGCAGCGAGGCGATGTCGGCCCACTGCAGGTCGTCGAGGACGAGCAGGACCGGCCGATCCGCCGCGGCCCGGCCGATGAACGTCACGGCCTGCTCGAACAGCCGGAACTGGGCGCGACCGCCGCCGGTCGCCGGGGCGACGTCCGCGCCGCGCGGGTCCAGCAGGTCGCCGAGCGCGCCGGTCAGCCACGACGCCCGGTCCGGGGCGGGCAGCGTGTCCAGGATCGCGCGGAGCGTCTGCTCCCACGGCCACATCGCCGGCGTGCCGTCTCCCTCCAGGCACCGTCCCCAGACCGCGAGCGCGCCGCGCCGGCCGGCCTCCGTGGCGATCTCCTCCAGCAGCCGGGTCTTGCCCACGCCCGGTTCGCCCTCGACGACCCGCAGCGCCACACCGCCGCCGAGCGCGGCCTCGACGGCCCGCCGCAGCACACCGATCTCCTCGTCCCGCCCGACCAGACCGCCGGCCGAACCTGAAGCCGCCGAGCCGGAAGCCGTGCCGGCCCTGTCCCGGTCGTCGGCCGGCGCGGGTGGGGCCGCGGTGCCGAAGCGCGGGGCCGGTGCGTCGGGCTGGGTCAGGACGCGGAGGTGGGCGGCGCGCAGGGCCGGGCCGGGGTCGATGCCGAGTTCGGCGGCGAGCCGGTCGCGGATCGTGCCGAACGCGGCGAGCGCCTCCGCCTGCCGGCCGGCCGCGCCGAGCACGGTGACCAGCGCGGCCTGCACCGGTTCGTGGAACGGCGCCATCGACGAGGCCAGCTGGACCGCCGGGACGACCCGGTCCGGCCGGCCCACCCGCAGCGCGAGGTCCGCGGCCGCCACACAGGCGGCGTAGAACTCGTCGTCGAGCCCGGCCAGGATCGCCGTCGCGGCCGGGCCGAACGGCAGTCCCGCGCCCGCGTGTCCCTGCCAGAGACCGAGCGCGATGAGGTGGTGGTCGAGCGCGACCGCCGCATCCGATGTGGACCGCGCGGCGGCGAGTCGCTCCCGGAAGTCGGTGAGGTCGAGCGTGCCCGGGTGAGGGCTGAACAGGTAGGCGTTGCCGCGGTGCAGCAGGTACGAGCCGGACGCGCGCGCCGGCACCTCGGGTTCGAGCAGCCGCCGCAGCACACCGACGTACTTCTGGATCACGTTGAGCGCGCTGGCCGGCGCGTCCTCCTCCCAGATCAGGTCGATCAGGTCGGTGGTGCTGATCGGCCGGCCGGCCCGCGCCAGCAGCAGGGCCAGCACCTTCGCCTGCTGTTGCGGCCCGGCACCGCGCTCGACACCGTCACGCCACAGCCGCAGCGGCCCGAGAATCCGCAGCCGAACGCCGTCACCGCCACCGGCCCGGACGGACTGTGCTGGCCTGGCCACGCCGACGACTCCCTCGTTCCGCTCGCGGCCGAAAGTCCGCGGTGGCACCGATGCTAGTGTCCCGGCCCCTCACCGGTCAGTCCCTCGCCCGCCGTCGGCTACCGGCCGATCCCCGCCCGCCCGCGGACCCCGGCCGGTCCGGCCCCGCCGACGGACGCCGCCGATTCCGCCCGCCGCCGACTACCGGCCAGGCCCCGCCCGCCCGCGGATGCCAGCCGGCCCCGCCCGCCCGCGGATGCCGGCCGGCCCCGCCCGCCCGCGGATGCCAGCCGGCCCCGCCCGCCCGCGGATGCCAGCCGGCCCCGCCCGCCCGCGGATGCCGGCCGGTCCGGCCCGCCGCCG
Coding sequences within it:
- a CDS encoding bile acid:sodium symporter family protein; this encodes MDALVIASLPVALGVVMLGLGLSLTVNDFLRVGRYPRAALTALLCQVVLLPVICLGLVFAFPLSPATALGLMLVAASPGGPAANLFSHLFGGDVALNVTLTAINSVLVVFTLPVVVNLSAALLLPDGTALGLRFGKTAQVFTIVLLPVAAGMLIRARIPALARWLDRPVRVLSIVVLLTVIGAVLWGVRADLAGHLVAAGPAALAFNLTSLLIGYGVPRLTGIERRAAIAAGFEIGIHNTALVITIALSPTLLNSAEAAVPGTVYGIIMFVTAAGFGWFLRGRTAVNHRRAPGRSGEDSAAAGLR
- a CDS encoding ATP-binding protein; protein product: MARPAQSVRAGGGDGVRLRILGPLRLWRDGVERGAGPQQQAKVLALLLARAGRPISTTDLIDLIWEEDAPASALNVIQKYVGVLRRLLEPEVPARASGSYLLHRGNAYLFSPHPGTLDLTDFRERLAAARSTSDAAVALDHHLIALGLWQGHAGAGLPFGPAATAILAGLDDEFYAACVAAADLALRVGRPDRVVPAVQLASSMAPFHEPVQAALVTVLGAAGRQAEALAAFGTIRDRLAAELGIDPGPALRAAHLRVLTQPDAPAPRFGTAAPPAPADDRDRAGTASGSAASGSAGGLVGRDEEIGVLRRAVEAALGGGVALRVVEGEPGVGKTRLLEEIATEAGRRGALAVWGRCLEGDGTPAMWPWEQTLRAILDTLPAPDRASWLTGALGDLLDPRGADVAPATGGGRAQFRLFEQAVTFIGRAAADRPVLLVLDDLQWADIASLQLFGHLAGRLPAGTAMVGALRDRAPVPGSGLSRVLADAGRLPFHRRMRLGPLGESGVAELVRRETGSTPAPDIVRDIHERTGGNPFFVREVARLISDGNRDSSTGDGGDSSGGSGGSGGSGPGDGGGSGMVARAGVPATVRDVVRGRMAGLDDGARDLLRLAALIGRDVEVALLARAAGLEPVDCLARLEPLRGLGLLEASPDDAFAWRFAHDLVRESVTETTAGQDAVRLHLRVADALERSRADDESIIERLAFHLLSAGPLADPVRTVEALKRAGRRAATKLAFAAADRHLETAGRIARTAGLPELELSALSLLAIAPRRQAGFGGTTSDLLERAELLARRLGREADAAGLLFARLFGAYTFLDPDRGHLARRLYAQGEASTLPVVRVYGRQALGLHHWDVGAIGEARRLFASNDLALLDTAPAQPNGDPEPGGPGSSVPGPNAPGHGATAVRRDVSGEWPGWRAVVTALHGEVDTAVTMIDEWNAPTDPYAVGTWAYYTTMIAALAGDPGRVLRAVERWFAMGTGHLALQQEHYVRLDWFWARALTGEDEAGVAAEAETLLAATLVDPPRFGVAFHHALIAEMWLAAGKPDAAGTALDRAERALDDYGQRYAEGLVLLLRARLLHARGEPAGVVEAAAGRARDRSRERGAHLFAARAESFLLGL